The following are encoded together in the Hippoglossus stenolepis isolate QCI-W04-F060 chromosome 12, HSTE1.2, whole genome shotgun sequence genome:
- the prom2 gene encoding prominin-2 produces MGLCERMRGVWRPQGSAGALRACIGAMLLGLSLSQSTCTKGVAPLNLTEPEYQDTTARDTGLGFMAPLVQSFLHTVQPNPFPEQIILKTINSYPQVLSDQELIKEALVYEVGFLVCTAIGILYIVLMPIVGFFLACCRCCGNCGGMMYQKQTSSIDCRRRTLYWSTLVTTLIILAGNICMFRSNAALKMSVDETPVQLNKTLDNIQTFLTAVPQQIHDVVNESYKTIQEVTRNLDAIGPQLGTEIQKRFTVPLDQALLPVRSLNQETGNITVQLKELNSSLARLQSSTGRVQGNITDVKDRINRTLSNPLCVGCVTLKPDLQTLPLDISATIPIPSELQSAVDEVVRINLPARIEEVESFFDSIPQTVANETEAMVQNSKQLLGNVEKQISEITTKIPLSGLTKISEDVSRVHGQINSVTAEVKKVEYIRWGVCVALCCVVLLVVVCNLLGLVLGPLGLSPSADPTKRSCTADSGGTFLVMGAGFSFLFSWLFMIVVVLLFLVGGNVYILVCRPWNDGQLLKLIDSSNLSTQITQTLGLETKLSFSEIYRDCQKNKPVWTTLHLNELINLDETLNVSKYTEEIKEQFENTDIPLSTITLLSPEVINQLSSFSSKANGLDSSAITQQINNISRINLNTTADKLDLAATKVNVATGEELRNEASDLRKIQASIESTIIPQLENLNSSVKSLQSMTEKINGTVGEVLRNVGAAQDFLNTNTTQIVKAESKKFLDCQLGYFTDYADWAKLSITQEVGRCQPIAGALDSAEIIVCEYVVQSLNAFWCSLGWCMIFFIPSIIFSIKLAKYYRRMKRSDVYDEHIVMNHIPRAQMKIP; encoded by the exons ATGGGGTTGTGTGAGAGAATGAGGGGTGTGTGGAGGCCGCAGGGCAGTGCTGGAGCGCTGAGAGCCTGCATTGGAGCGATGCTGCTGGGGCTCAGCCTGTCCCAGTCCACCTGTACAAAGGGTGTGGCCCCGCTGAACCTCACCGAGCCGGAGTACCAGGACACGACAGCGAGGGACACCGGCCTGGGGTTTATGGCCCCTCTGGTCCAGTCCTTCCTCCACACAGTCCAGCCAAACCCATTCCCTGAAC AGATAATCTTGAAAACAATCAACAGTTATCCACAAGTGTTGTCAGATCAAGAGCTCATTAAAGAA gcccTGGTGTATGAAGTGGGTTTCCTGGTATGCACAGCGATCGGCATCCTGTACATCGTTCTGATGCCCATCGTGGGCTTCTTCTTGGCGTGCTGTCGCTGCTGTGGCAACTGCGGTGGGATGATGTACCAGAAGCAGACGTCCTCCATTGACTGTCGCAGGAGAACTCTCTACTGGAGCACACTCGTCACCACACTTATTATcct CGCTGGGAACATTTGCATGTTCAGAAGCAATGCAGCCCTCAAAATGAGTGTGGATGAGACTCCAGTGCAGCTCAACAAAACTTTAGACAACATCCAGACCTTCCTCACAGCTGTGCCTCAG caaATTCACGACGTGGTGAATGAGAGCTACAAAACCATACAAGAGGTCACCAGAAACCTAGATG CCATCGGGCCTCAGCTGGGAACAGAGATCCAGAAGCGATTCACGGTACCTCTGGACCAGGCGCTGCTCCCTGTGAGGAGTCTGAACCAAG AGACCGGAAACATCACTGTTCAACTCAAAGAGCTGAACTCGTCATTGGCTCGGCTGCAGTCCAGCACGGGCCGAGTCCAGGGCAACATCACCGATGTTAAAGACCGCATCAATCGGACTTTATCCAATCCACTCTGTGTCGGCTGTGTAACCCTGAAGCCAGATCTACAGACCCTACCACTGGACATCTCTGCCACT ATCCCCATCCCGAGCGAGCTCCAGTCTGCAGTGGATGAAGTCGTCCGAATCAACCTCCCAGCGAGAATCGAGGAG GTGGAGAGTTTTTTCGACAGCATCCCCCAGACGGTGGCCAATGAAACCGAGGCTATGGTTCAAA aCAGCAAGCAGCTGCTGGGTAACGTAGAAAAACAGATCTCCGAGATTACCACTAAGATCCCTCTGTCCGGTCTGACGAAAATATCGGAGGATGTGAGCCGCGTGCATGGACAAATCAACAGTGTCACAGCAGAGGTCAAGAAAGTCGAGTACATCAG atggggtgtgtgtgttgccctgtGCTGCGTGGTGCTCCTGGTAGTGGTGTGTAACCTCCTGGGTCTGGTCCTGGGCCCTCTGGGTCTGTCGCCCTCAGCAGATCCCACGAAGCGATCCTGCACGGCCGACTCCGGAGGCACCTTCCTCGTGAT GGGTGCAGGGTTcagcttcctcttctcctgGCTGTTCATGATCGTGGTGGTGCTGTTGTTCCTTGTGGGGGGGAACGTTTACATCCTGGTCTGTCGGCCCTGGAACGATGGACAACTGCTGAAG CTCATTGATTCGTCAAATTTAAGTACACAGATAACTCAAACTTTAGGATTGGAAACTAAACTCAGTTTCTCTGAAATCTACAG AGACTGTCAGAAAAACAAGCCTGTGTGGACAACACTCCACTTGAATGAACTCATAAACCTTGACGAAACCCTCAATGTATCCAAA TACACAGAGgagatcaaggagcagtttgAGAACACAGATATCCCTCTGTCCACCATCACTCTCCTCAGCCCTGAAGTTATAAACCAGCTCAGTAGCTTCTCCTCCAAGGCCAATGGTCTGGACTCCTCGGCCATCACACAGCAG ATTAACAACATTTCCAGGATCAATCTGAACACAACAGCAGATAAGCTTGACTTGGCTGCGACTAAA GTGAACGTGGCAACTGGAGAAGAGTTACGTAACGAGGCCAGTGACCTGAGGAAGATTCAGGCCAGCATAGAATCAACCATCATCCCACAACTG GAAAACCTGAACTCGAGTGTCAAGAGTCTTCAATCCATGACGGAGAAAATCAAC GGGACAGTGGGGGAGGTGCTGAGGAACGTGGGAGCAGCACAAGACTTCCTCAACACAAATACGACACAGATCGTCAAGGCC gagagCAAGAAGTTTTTAGACTGTCAGCTGGGTTACTTCACTGATTACGCTGACTGGGCCAAACTCTCG ATCACACAGGAGGTGGGCCGCTGTCAGCCAATAGCCGGAGCTCTGGACTCGGCGGAGATCATCGTCTGTGAGTACGTGGTGCAGTCTCTG aATGCATTCTGGTGCAGTCTGGGCTGGTGCATGATCTTCTTCATCCCCAGCATCATCTTTTCTATCAAACTAGCCAAGTACTACAGGAGAATGAAGCGCTCAGACGTCTATGA CGAACACATAGTTATGAACCACATTCCACGGGCCCAGATGAAAATCCCCTGA